One genomic segment of Bombina bombina isolate aBomBom1 chromosome 4, aBomBom1.pri, whole genome shotgun sequence includes these proteins:
- the LOC128655617 gene encoding oocyte zinc finger protein XlCOF6.1-like, giving the protein MSDKNQTSDLPDAHRDEDNADIVKVEITEDLCVRHQLEAPDEETSDSISSGRMDVTPSDGSVVEYRGEPYVCDHVKTEEDEVPINTATGDVKTKVTLNAEQTNDLYVKSQQEAVKQEISDNISTGENYAKISCNMEQTEDQWLRNMPEPSEQEICDNIGIGKFTNCSNPSHDQSADCGKYFLKKSHLFKHLQMYTGGKGFSCSGCGKCFNKKSNLITHQKIHTGEKAFSCADCGKCFTVKSTLLAHQKTHTGEKSFSCSDCGKCFTQIANLIRHQTIHTGEKAFSCSDCGKCFTLKQTLSRHQKIHTGEKGFSCSDCGKCFTQKSNLIMHQKIHTEEKAFSCSDCGKCFTLKSTLLKHQKTHTGEKRFSCSDCGKCFTQKSNLIMHQKTHTGEKEFSCSNCGKCFNRKSTLIAHQTIHTGGKGF; this is encoded by the exons atgaagataacgctgatatagtgaaagttgagataacagaagatctgtgtgtgaggcatcagctggaagcaccagatgaggaaaccagtgacagCATCAGCTCAG GCCGTATGGATGTGACGCCTTCAGATGGCTCAGTAGTTGAGTACAGAGGAGAACCGTATGTGTGTGATCacgtgaagactgaggaggatgaagttcctatcAATACGGCTACAG gtgatgttaagactAAAGTCACACTTAATGCTGAACAAACAAATGATCTGTATGTAAAAAGTCAGCAggaagctgtgaagcaggaaatcagtgacaatatcagtacag GTGAAAATtatgctaagatttcatgtaacatggaacaaacagaagatcagtggctaagaaATATGCCAGAACCAtcagagcaggaaatatgtgacaatataggtatag GTAAATTCACAAACTGCAGTAATCCTAGTCATGATCAGAGTGCAGAttgtgggaaatattttcttaagaaATCACATCTTTTCAAACATCTACAAATGTATACAGGAggaaaaggattttcatgttctggctgtgggaaatgttttaataagaaatcaaatcttattacccatcagaaaattcatacaggggagaaagcattttcatgtgctGACTGCGGAAAATGTTTTACTGTGAAATCAACGCTTCTTgcgcatcagaaaactcatacaggagagaaaagtttttcatgttctgactgtgggaaatgttttactcagatagcaaatcttattaggcatcagacaattcatacaggagagaaagcattttcatgttctgactgtggaaaatgttttactctgaaacaaACTCTTagtaggcatcagaaaattcatacaggggagaaaggattttcatgctctgactgtgggaaatgctttactcagaaatcaaatcttattatgcatcagaaaattcatacagaagagaaagcattttcatgttctgactgtggaaaatgttttactctgaaatcaactcttcttaagcatcagaaaactcatacaggagagaaaagaTTTTCAtgctctgactgtgggaaatgttttactcagaaatcaaatcttattatgcatcagaaaactcatacaggggagaaagaattttcatgttctaattgtgggaaatgttttaatcggaaatcaactcttattgCACATCAGACAATTCATACAGGGGGCAAAGGATTttaa